The Methanobacterium sp. Maddingley MBC34 sequence GCGATTCCGTGCACCAGTTTGGCAATGGTGTTGGAAGTGGTGGGAGAAACAATCAATAAATCATATCTTCCCAGGGAAAAACGGCCAGATATTGGATAACTCCACATCTGATCCTTTTCCAGAACCAACTCCTGGTAATAACCACCAGTAATTGATTTAACACGGTCAAAAAGGCCGTACATCTTCAGTACTTCTTCACCTGCACCGGAAAGCAACACCGTGACCTGATGTTCCCCTGCAATCTTTTCCAGTGTTTCCACACTTTCCAAGAGCAGGTGACCTGCTCCGGTAAAGGCCCAAGCAATTTTCATAACCATCCTCTTGTTAATCAGCCCTGGCTTATTTGTATAAACTAAACTGCAAGCAGTAATTATTCACAAATTCATAGGGGATGATTCACTCAATTATTAATTAAAATTCTATGTAGTCATAGGCTCTGTCACTACGGAAGGCGTAATGAACAGTGTTGAAAGAAGTTATAAATTCGGATACTTCAGTTTTAACAGCTTTACCATCGACAACTACCTTTTTTATTAGTTCAGCAACTTCTAACATGTGGGATTCCTTTAATCCACGTCTAGTTAACTCCTGTGTTCCCACACGTATACCAGATGGGTCATCGGAGCGGTTAACATCATCCCAGGGTAGGAGGTTCTTGTTGAGAATTATGTTGTTAGCTTCCAGGTCTTTAGCCATCTTGGATGCTTTTCCAATGTTGGAAACATCCATAGCTACCTGGTGGGATTCAGTGAATCCCAGATCCTCACATAATACATTGAAACCCAGTTCATGGAAATTCTGTGCCAGTGCCTTGGCATTGGTGATGATCTGTTTGGCGTAGGATTCTCCGAACTCTGCCATTTCTGCAGTGGCTATGCCTAGGGCAGCCAGGTGATGCAGGTGATGGTTACTTACCACACCTGGGAAGACAGCATCATCAATTTTTTTGCTCAACTCTTCTTTACAGAGAATTATACCTCCTTGAGGTCCGGGGAATGTCTTGTGGGTACTTCCCACCAGTAAATCTGCTCCTTCTTTCAATGGATCCTGGAACTGGCCTCCGGCAATGAGTCCCAGAACGTGCGCACCATCGTACATTACTTTGGCTCCCACTTCATCTGCTGCCTCACATGCTTCTTCCACAGGGTGGGGGAAGAGGAATAAACTTCCTCCTAAAAGGACTATTTTAGGTTTAAGGGTGAGTATTTCCTTTTTCATGGCATCAGC is a genomic window containing:
- a CDS encoding archaeal flavoprotein (PFAM: Flavoprotein), with translation MKIAWAFTGAGHLLLESVETLEKIAGEHQVTVLLSGAGEEVLKMYGLFDRVKSITGGYYQELVLEKDQMWSYPISGRFSLGRYDLLIVSPTTSNTIAKLVHGIA
- a CDS encoding glycine/serine hydroxymethyltransferase (PFAM: Serine hydroxymethyltransferase) produces the protein MSDNEKYAQEIKDITKKHHEWMKNSINLIASENITSISVREALATDLSHRYAEGLPCHRLYEGCQYIDDIENLTVDLSKQLYNAEHANVQPISGVVANMGSFFALANHGDKMMALEVPVGGHISHANVSAAGIRGLKVSPHPFDEKNMNIDADAMKKEILTLKPKIVLLGGSLFLFPHPVEEACEAADEVGAKVMYDGAHVLGLIAGGQFQDPLKEGADLLVGSTHKTFPGPQGGIILCKEELSKKIDDAVFPGVVSNHHLHHLAALGIATAEMAEFGESYAKQIITNAKALAQNFHELGFNVLCEDLGFTESHQVAMDVSNIGKASKMAKDLEANNIILNKNLLPWDDVNRSDDPSGIRVGTQELTRRGLKESHMLEVAELIKKVVVDGKAVKTEVSEFITSFNTVHYAFRSDRAYDYIEF